The genomic interval TCGGCGCGGATTGCGGCAACGGCAGGCTCACCCTGTATGTGGATGGTCAACAGATCGCATCGGTGACAGACGGCACATTCGCCAGCGGCATCGTCGGGCTGTACGCCTGGAGCGGTGAAGATGTCCGCACGGCGGATGTCACTTTTGACGACTTCATTGTCACAACGCTTGAATAAATTTATCACCGAACGCGCGGCGGCAGTCGCCGTTTTCCTGCTGTTTATCGCCGCCGCCGCGTACTATAACCTCCCCGAACCTGAATTCCTCAACACCAAATTCGGCTGGGAATATGGCAACATCGCCGAATCGCTCGCCCTCGGGCGCGGGTTCGCCAATGCCTTCACGCCGCAGAGCGGTCCCACCGCGTGGATGCCGCCGCTGTTCGTGTTCTTCCTCGCGGGCGTGTTCGCAGTGTTCGGCGTCAAATCGCTGGTTGCGATGTGGGCGGTGTTCATTTTCAAATACGCCGCGCTCGCCGTTTCGCTTTATTTTTTACTCGCCATTGCCCGACAAGCTGGATACGGAAGATACGCACACCTTCTGTCGTTGATCTTCATCGCGTTGGTCTTTTTCAACCGCGATACTTTTTTCCGCTCCCTGCATGACGACTGGGTGAATCTATTTTTTGTGTGTTGGGCGTTGTTTGCCCTGGTCAGGCAGGCGACTGCATCGTTCACAGAGGCTCGCCCGCATGTATATTGGCTGGCAATTCTTTTACCGCTGACCAATCCCGTCCTGACACTGGCTTTTGCCGTCGCGGAGGGATTCCTCCTCTTAGCCCGTTCACGAGACGGGTCGCGCCCCCACCGATGGAAACCAGCCGCACTCTTCGTCCTGCTCGCCGCATCCACACTGGCATGGACGGCGCGAAATTATCAAGTGTTCGGCGCGCTCATCCCTATCAAATCCAATTTTTGGTACGACTTCTATCAGGCAAACGCTCTCGATCCCGACGGGCTGACCTCCAACGAAACGTTCGCCAAATATCACCTCATCAATAAAAACGAAAATCAACAACGTTATCTGGCGGAAGGGGAAGCCCGCTTTACCGAGTCATATTACAACTTATCCATAGCATGGATCCGCGCCCACCCAGCGCAATTGCTCGCCAACATCGGCAGGCGGTCTTTCAGCGCGTTCGTCTATTCGCATTACGTGGAGGATATTCCGCACACCACGCCCAACGCGCTGACCATGGCAGACATTCTAACCCTGCAACAGGCTGGGCTTATCTACATCGACGAATCAAACGTGCCGTACTGGATTTCCACCACCCTGTCTCAACGCGAGTTCGAGGCGCGGATCGCTCCGCTGGAACTCAACGATCCCTCCGCAGTGGTTCAGGATTGGTCGCGTCAAACAGCGGCGCTCGAGGCTCATAAACGGAGTTGGAAGATCGTGTTGAAAACCAGCTTCCTGTCCATCATCCCATCGCTCTGCATCGCCATTGGGTTACTCATCGGAAATATTCGCGGCAACCCAGCCTTCTCGCTTTCCACTCTGCTCTACGTGATTTATCTTGCGCCGTATGTCCTCACATCCTTCTATCGCCGCTATCAAGTTCCGTTGATCGGTCTCCAATCCATTTTCATATTCCTGGTGGTCTGCGCGTTCCTTGAGCGGATACTGCCAAAACAATTGTCGCAGAAATAATCGGACGTTCTTCCGCTTTTGTTTGCTCCATTGTTATAATTCCCCCGCAATGGATTCCAAAACCCTGCAAGTCCTTGAATATCACAAAGTCCGCGAACGGCTCAAAGCCTTTTGCGATTTTTCCGCGTCGATGGAACTGGCGCTCGCCCTCGAGCCGACCGATTCATTCGACCTTGCGATTGCCCGCCTCGCCGAAACGACTGAGGCGCGTTCGTTATTTTCCACGAACGACAACATCGGCATCGGTGGCGCGCACGACATCCGCCAAGCCGTTGACCTCGCCGCGCGCGGCGGCGTGCTCGACCCCGAGCAATTGCTGGATATAAAATCCACTCTCATTTCGTGCCGTGAGTTGAAGAAATCGCTCGAGCGCAAAACGGATGAAGCCCCGCGTCTCTCCCAAATTGCGGTTGGTCTGCCCGACCCTCACGGAATCGTGGACTCGATCACACGCATCCTCTCGGATCGCGGCGAAGTGTTGGATTCCGCCTCGCCGAAACTCGCCGACCTGCGCCGCGAAATAAAAATCGCGCACGGACGGTTGATGTCGCGCTTGCAAAAATATCTCACCGAGTCTGCGAACAAACTGCAAGAGCCGATCATCACGCAACGCGACGGGCGTTACGTCATTCCGTTGCGAGCCGAGTTCAAAGGGAGTATCAAAGCCGTCGTCCACGATCAATCCTCCAGCGGCGCGACATTGTTCGTAGAGCCTCTTCCCGTCGTGGAGCTCAACAACGAACTGCGCGAACTCGAATTGAAAGCCCGCGACGAGGAACGAAGAATCCTTGCCGAAGTTTCCGCGCAAGTCGGCGAACACGCAGAGGAGTTCAAATACGGCGTTGAAAATCTTGCGATGCTCGATTTGATTTTTGCAAAAGCAAAATACGCGGATGAATTGAAGGCGAGTGAACCGATACTGGGTCAAAGGTCAAAAGTCAAAGGTCAAAAGGTTTCTAAGGACGATGACCTTCGACCTTCGACTTTCGACTTTCCACAAATCAACATCTCTCACGCCCGCCACCCTCTCCTCGATCCTCAAACCGTCGTGCCGATTGACGTGAACCCAAAAGAAGGGACACGCGCGATCATCATCACGGGACCGAACACGGGCGGCAAAACGGTTTCGCTCAAAACGGTCGGCTTGCTCGCCCTCATGGCGCAAAGCGGATTGCACATCCCCGCGCAGAGCGGCTCGGAGATTCCATTTTTTCACAGCGTGTTTGCCGACATCGGCGACGAGCAATCCATCGAACAATCGCTCAGCACGTTCAGTGGTCACATCACCAACATCATCCGCATCCTCAAACACATTGACCACCGTTCGCTCGTCATCTTCGACGAACTCGGCGCGGGCACCGATCCGCAAGAGGGCGCGGCGTTGGCACGCGCAATTTTGAGTCACCTGCTCGAAAGCGGATGTACGACTCTCGTCGCGACGCATTATCCCGAACTCAAAACGTTCGCGCACTCCACCGAAGGCGTGGTCAACGCGTCGCTGGAATTCGACATCAGGACTCTGCGCCCGACGTATCACCTCACGCTTGGACTCCCTGGCCGTTCCAACGCGCTCCTCATCGCCCAGCGACTCGGTCTCTCCCAGCCGATCATTGACTCAGCCAAAGGAGAGATTCACCCCGACGACCTGCGCGCCGACAAACTGCTCGACGATATCCGCAAGGAACGCAACCGCACCTCGCGCGAACGCCAGAAGTTG from Candidatus Defluviilinea gracilis carries:
- a CDS encoding endonuclease MutS2, translated to MDSKTLQVLEYHKVRERLKAFCDFSASMELALALEPTDSFDLAIARLAETTEARSLFSTNDNIGIGGAHDIRQAVDLAARGGVLDPEQLLDIKSTLISCRELKKSLERKTDEAPRLSQIAVGLPDPHGIVDSITRILSDRGEVLDSASPKLADLRREIKIAHGRLMSRLQKYLTESANKLQEPIITQRDGRYVIPLRAEFKGSIKAVVHDQSSSGATLFVEPLPVVELNNELRELELKARDEERRILAEVSAQVGEHAEEFKYGVENLAMLDLIFAKAKYADELKASEPILGQRSKVKGQKVSKDDDLRPSTFDFPQINISHARHPLLDPQTVVPIDVNPKEGTRAIIITGPNTGGKTVSLKTVGLLALMAQSGLHIPAQSGSEIPFFHSVFADIGDEQSIEQSLSTFSGHITNIIRILKHIDHRSLVIFDELGAGTDPQEGAALARAILSHLLESGCTTLVATHYPELKTFAHSTEGVVNASLEFDIRTLRPTYHLTLGLPGRSNALLIAQRLGLSQPIIDSAKGEIHPDDLRADKLLDDIRKERNRTSRERQKLEKARDRLEAQTKEIEKRLEKIEDERREVLAKARAEGELEVAVLRSNIDSLKSQLKRAKQPLEAIKSIEEKIEKVEEKITTPVERQMSKVAEQSSIVNRKSSIQLGERVLVSTLNAEGVVTALGESDAEVQIGSLRVRARLAELVRKSEDTSKVESQTSSDLRPSTFDSGKSPGLELNLRGKLVDEGLDELEKYLERAYSAGLLFVRIVHGKGTGKMRDAVRNALKSSEYVSSFEEPKDHEGGAGVTVAKIAK